Within the Salmo salar chromosome ssa12, Ssal_v3.1, whole genome shotgun sequence genome, the region agtgctggtcataaaaaaagctagctagctcatggatgccaAGGTTTTCCCCCAAACATAGCAAAACGGCatttgtttcagtagctatagttaactagctaactatatagctaggtgtcatctaaaataaccatCATTTCTAAGACAGTATTTATTTGATTAATGTGTCCAACTCATCTAtttgaagctagccacaatagtggaatttgcgtttcgccttcaaaataaaagtttgaCATTggtgcaaattaatacaaatagtagaattatgccataattgaatagatcatgctaaacaaGATTGGAATGTTATAGAAAACAATTTGACAAATCTGGAGTCACACTgatgtattatactttagaattaCATTGGACACACTAATTTCactctacagccttacctatggattgtggctCAATGACATGGTATcggtctactcagtgacacccagagaacattaatGTGGTAGCTCTTATTGTGGGAATCTGAAACAactgaattgagccacatttattgtcaacctattTGTATTGAATACtattccagaggaaaaacaatactgcgtggatgttttggagtctgataactgAGGATGTTGGGGGGGGAGTCTTAGttattgagtagactgatacacCACTTCGTGATCCCGCTCCTTACCTAAAGCTGtgcagtgcaatatgaatgtcaatacacataATAGGCTGACTGTTGAAGGGATTTCAGTCTGtgaccaagctaaagctagctaccccagaaatTGTTGTCCAACACATTGTACAATAGAACTGTTATTTGACATGTCTaactaaaagcttatttaacgtgTCAAAACAGTGTTTTGACACGCAAATACCCAAACGGGCGTTCCATAATGAACCAGTTTATGATTGACCATGTACAAAGCAGGATAAGTTACAGTGCAGCTTGTTCAGTACTGCTCTGTCGTTCCCCCTGCACACAGAAACCTGTCTCCTCGCTATCCCGGTCTGCCGCCATCCCACGGCTGACGGGGACGCATGGTCTCAGACACTTTTGTACAGATGTTGTAACCAAATGAATAAAGCTTTTGCAGTCTTCCTTGTTGTCCCACGGTAGTGGGTTTACATTTCCACAAGCAGTGAATTTAGAAGTAGTTGTTGGTCTCACTTTTACTTTTCTCTTTGCAGCAATTGCTGGATGACTATCCCAAATGTTTCATTGTCGGCGCCGACAATGTTGGCTCCAAGCAGATGCAGGCCATCCGTCTGTCCTTGCGTGGGAAGGCTGTGGTGCTCATGGGTAAAAACACCATGATGCGCAAAGCCATCCGCGGCCACCTGGAGAACAACCCCGCCCTGGAGAAGTACGTTCGCAGCCAACACATTTTGGCCTAAGAGGCTGACGACCATGGTCGCATTCACTAGGAAGTCAAAGGGACGGCCTGAATTTAGCCAAGAAGTTTGCTATCAATATAGGTTGCGAAATGTTTTGCTGCTGTGTGCATTCGTGAACACGACCCAGTTATCAAAGGCTTAAATGCAGCTATCAGGCCCACAGATTGGCTATTTATAAAGCAGGATAAGTTACAGTGCAGCTAGTGCAGTACTGCTCTGTCGTTCCCCCTGCACACAGAAACCTGTCTCCTactatccctgtctgtctgcatcccacgGCTGGCAGGGACGCTTGGTCTCAGACAAGTGTTGTCTCAGTCTTGTTAATCATGTATCCGTTGGGGTTGGATTGAGGTTAAGTGTTGCCGTCTTCACAGGTTGCTGCCTCACATCAAAGGAAATGTTGGCTTTGTCTTCACCAAGGAGGACCTGGCTGAGATCAGGGACATGCTGCTGGCCAACAAGGTGACTGTGGTGTTGGGTGCTCTAGTCTAGCAGGGAATTGTCAaagtttgtcccaaatggcactcttgtAGCGTACTACTTTACTACTATTTAGTAATACAGTGTAACCCTCAATGTACAATCCAGATTTTGGATAATGCTTAAAGATGAGATGGCGACGCAGGATAAGTTACAGTGCAGCTTGTCAAGTGCTGCTCTGTCGTTCCCCCTGCACACATCAACTAGTTCCCTactatccctgtctgtctgcatcccacgGCTGACGGGGACGCTTGGTCTCAGACACTCTGTCCTGTGGATTTTGCTTGCTCTCGTGGGCTGTCATTTGGCATGCGTCCATGGACTTTGCACTTTTGTTTGAATGGGAGCCATAGCTTGATTGTTCACCTCCAAACCTCTGCCCCTCAGGTGCCAGCTGCTGCCCGTGCCGGCGCTATTGCCCCCTGTGACGTGACTGTGCCAGCCCAGAACACTGGGCTGGGTCCTGAGAAGACTTCCTTCTTCCAGGCCCTGGGCATCACCACCAAGATCTCCAGAGGAACTATTGAAATATTGGTGAGTGTGGCAACTGTAGTCTTAGTCCTCAGACAGTATCTCAGCCAGTCTATGCTTATTGGGCTCTACTATAAACTAGTGGGATGGTGGTGTTGCGTTCAGTCATCAAAATAAGAGCTTCTTCAGTGATGAGACGATGACGAGTCGGAATGGGACACGGTCTGTCTCTGGGGGTCACTGGGTCAGGGTCACGTTCTGTGGCTCTGGTTTCAGGTCCCCAGAGCAGTGTGTCTTTTCACTTGAAGACATCGAGGCATTTGTCTGAGAAGGGTTTCTTCTTGATTTGATCAAATATGTTGCTAGGCTATGTGTGTGTAATGCACTGTTTCCGGTAGGGAATGTATCAATTTATTCTCCAGAAAACAATGAATGTTTCTGAATGAAACACTAGACTGTGTCTGACTGCTTCACTTCTCCCTACAGAGCGATGTGATGCTCATCAAGCCTGGAGACAAGGTGGGAGCCAGCGAGGCCACGCTCCTCAACATGTTGAacatctctcccttctccttcGGTCTGCTCATCCAGCAGGTGTATGACAATGGTAGTGTCTACAGCCCTGAGGTGCTCGACATTACTGAGGATGCTCTGCATGCCAGGTTCCTGGAGGTGAGGAAGCTTATACACAATGCCTTGTAAAGCCAATTTGGGTCCATAATCCAAAATCTGTTGTATTATTGGGGCCTTGGGTAGCAAATGAAATGGACTGAAGTGTAGAGCTGTGTCTTAGGTCGTTATTGGTTCCCTTTCCTCCATAGTCTTCCGTCCATATCTAAAGTTCTGAAAATGAGTGACGCTGAACCATTGGAAGAGGAATGCAACAGAAGTTGTTAAATTCAAGACATTTTTTTCCCGTTTGGCTTTGAGGTAGCAGGATAAGTTACAGTGCAGCTTGTTAAGTGCTAATCTGTCGTTCCCCCTGCGCACATCAACTAGTTTCCTactatccctgtctgtctgcatcccacgGCTGGCAGGGACGCTTGGTCTcagacaaatctaaatgtgttgaACAAGACTTGCGTGAAGTGCTGTAAGTTGCTGTCATACCTGACAACTTTGTTTCTTTCAGGGTGTCCGTAACATAGCCAGTGTGTGTCTGGAGATCGGATACCCCACTCTGGCCTCTGTCCCTCACACCATCATCAACGGATACAAGAGGGTCCTGGCAGTCGCCGTGGAGACTGACTACTCCTTCCCCCTGGCAGACAAGGTATGTCGTCCCACCCACATTTGGACCACATAGTATTGAAATGGATGACGGACCAAATACTGGCCCAGTCCACAAATAGTTGCTGTAGGGCTGAAATAATTTTATAAGTATTATGGTTGTAGCTCCACTTTGCCCTCCAGGCTAAGGAATGTTCACCACATCACTTATGCCTATCAAACCCTTTGTTCTAACATTTACATGGGGAATAGGGGCCACCGTTTTGAGTCCCAGCTGCAGGATTAGTTACAGTGCAGCTTGTTAAGTGCTGCGCTGTCGTTCCCCCTGCGCACATCAACTAGTTTCCTactatccctgtctgtctgcatcccacgGCTGGCAGGGACGCTTGGTCTCAGACACTAGGTTGCCCGTCGCCATGTTTTAGCCATAGCTTTCTACATTTTTAGTTCACATTGCTTCTCTACCCCCTTTTACTCCCAGGTGAAGGCCTACCTGGCTGACCCCACTGCCTTCGCTGTAGCTGCTCCCGTGGCTGCGGCAGAGACTGCCGCTGCCCCAGCCGCTGCTAAAGAAGAGGCCAAGGAGGAGTCTGAGGAGGGCTCGGACGACGACATGGGCTTTGGCCTGTTTGATTAGACGGCAGTAAACTCCACTCCTATGGTTGCTGACCAAATTCAAGAAGAtcattgaattttaaataaaatcTAGAAAATGaattcacatttgtgttttttacCAAGTGGCTAAGTGTAAAATCAGTTTCTTGGACCACAACCTGATTGGTGTGGCTGGCACACCTGAATGAGAAGGTTCTTGTCAAGTTTAACTCCGACACCATGTATTGTAAAACCTGTAGTCGTGAACTAGCTGCTTACCCGCTTAGTCTTGTGGACTGGAGGATGTCAGTGTTCAGTCATAGATTTATATGGGTACAGAAATAAAACCTGTAGTGCCTGTGGGTAGAGTTGTATGATCAGTTCTCATCTTTCTGAACATGTCTTGCACAGGTTGAGAAATGACCTCAAATATTTGGTGTATGGTACAGTATTTGACCTGAGGCAGCATATGATGCGGTGTCTGCCGGAAGTAGTAAATGAAAAAGCTTGTCTGACATCTGAAGCCAGCAGGAAGGGGCCAGAGTTCCTGTTAAGAGGTATGGATTTGTTTCGGTACTGCAGTTTGACTGATGcctgttccaaaaacacatttccaaataGAGAAGTCAGATTTGAATAGTCATGCCACTTTAGTCAGCACTTGTGCACAAAACATCTATTGAATTATTCAAATTGTCCCTGTGGCCAAATCTAAATATTCAATTCATAGGCCATGGGAAATATGTTGCCAAAGCAGGTGGAACAGACAATGGGTAATAAATTAACATTAAAAGTTAAAAggatatagacatttcaaatgttatgggCTCTGTATAGTGAAACAATGTGCAACTAGTTGAAGTGTAAGGAAATGttctatggtcatacatttggcaggaggttaggaagtgcagctggGTCAGTTCAGGTATTCTGCTACTGGACTCTGTTTAGGGCTAAATAGTCTGTTTGCTGTTTATGACTCCAGTGTTTCAAGTAATGTCATTAGTTtcccatgatttggttgggtctagttgtgctgctgtcctggggctctgtggggtctgtttgtgaatgGTCCCCATACCAGTTGACTTAAGGGATTTTTCTCAAGGTTCATGTCTGTAGGTGAGAGCTTAATGAAAGTTTTGAGTCTCTTATAGGTGGTTGTAGGATTTAATTCTTTCTGGATTGTATTTCTGCTCTGCATGCTGTACACtgaggatgtttttgcagagcCTTAATTTTGAGAATTCTTGtggagtggaccccagacctcacaacagaGGCCAATGGGTTCTGTTACTGATTCAAGTaattttatgttcattttgatGCTCTGGCCTtttctcagattgttcacagctttggggaagttacctgtggtgctgaggtAGTTaacgttttttgtgtgctctagggcaacggtgtttaAGTGGAATTTGTACATGTATGTGCTGCTGTAGGCACTTTGttagggacagaagcaccagatgaGAAATCTAAACATTTGACTTGAGTCCGGTAGGGTGAGTGCTGCACACTATTCACTCGCCAGTTAACTGATTTATGTTGAGGGTGGGACTCAAGCTACATCCCGGGTTCACCCCCAGGCCCAGAGGAAGTGCTTTTTTTTGTGGCAATTATAAACGCACTTTCGATTTTGTCATGTTTTCCCCCCCAAACACTGCTTTCCATCTATTTATATAGCAGAccgtcatgccaaattgagtttaACGCGTTTTTGAAAACCCACTGTGCAGTAATTTGCTAAAAAAGCAAATttgacattgttttcactgaggtaATGATAATGCTGCGGAACATCCGATGTCTGCCATGTTTTTGGATCACGTCGTCGCTGCCCCTAGTGCGCATGTGATGTCCACGGAGTCTTTATTTTCTTCCAAACGAGGTTAGTTGAAACCACGACAGGTTTCATCTACGGGCGTGTTCTAGCCTACAAACATCAGCCACCTTGGTCAACCGCATGAGAACGCTGATTGGGAGAGATTGTGTGCGGTCAAAAAGCAGGAGTTTGCGGTGAAGCCGAGGACAAAAAAAAATGGGGCGAGCATGCATGAATGCTGTAATTGTTGATGTAAATGTGGCCCAACCTTTCTATTAATTGGATAATTTAACTAATTAGACGGGCATGTCAGTCTGTTAGGCTTCGTCAAACCAGATTCCCATTGTTTTAGTTTGCGTCTCATCGATCGTTAAGCACCTGGGAAAGTCATAAACATGTTCAAGTCATGTGTGGAAGCAACGTTTTATTTATAATTGGAAACAAACCTAAATTAGCTAAAAGATGTGAATTTTTGTGAAGGGAAACAAACATTTACCAAATATAAATTTATAGAGTAGAAACTGCACTAGGCTATATCACATCAATCTTATCCCTTCCCAGTCCTTGCAGGTATCTCACATGTTACAATACAAGCAAAGTATATATTCTGAGTTCAATATGCAAAATTTAGTGCGTTTCAGACTTTATGGGACAAATAGCAGATGTAAGGGTGTAAATTCAATCATTAGTTATGCTTTTAAACGGACACTAGATCGGGTAGttcaattaaatgtttttgtCGTTTTTTTATAACACTTGTGTTCAACTCCAATGAATGCACAATCAAAATTTCTGAACATAAGATGGGGACATTACATCTTTCACACCTGAGCCATTCGTGCAAATGACATTTTCTGTGAAATACCATTTCAACAGTTTTAGTCACCAATAGGCCGACAATAGATAATGATAGGCTCATAGTTTAGTAATTTTAATGaacataaaaaaaatacacacATTTCAAAACTATTTGAAGTGTTCCATATAAATAAtagatggtaaatattttctaCACAGTATTTGACTATAGCTCTTTTTTGACAACCCAATAAAAGTATATTTTGTATCCAATGGCAGGTTGTGAGCATTTTGAGAAATACAGTATCCGTAGGATGTGAGTGATTAGATCTCTGTGCttagagttgtgaaaatgtatcGTATACTTGTGAAATGTGCTTTAAATTCATTGAAGAAAACTAATGTTTCTCTTTTAATCATGTATTTTCTTACATTTTATGGGAACTGCACAGCAATTCAGTTTTATTGTAAACTGCCAAAGTGCTCTGTTGTAGCACATGTGTTTGTATAAATATAACTTATCCCTCTAATATAAAGAAAAATAACCTGATTGGATTTAAGCTGATTTCCTGTTCTTAAAGGGACACAATATCAATGACTGCCTTAGGGCTATAAACTGGATTTGGAAAGTGCTCCTAGGTAGAATGGACCCCACTTTTACTGCAACACAATGTACAGGCAATTATGTACGGTATGTCCAACATGAAAAACGTACTACATTTCTTCTTCTTTGAGAATGGGTTGGCGGATCGCATCCAACTTTTAAGATgcatacaccgccacctactCTACTGGAGTGTGAGTCCTGCACGGCGTTAATACATTAAATTCTCTTCATTAG harbors:
- the LOC106565377 gene encoding 60S acidic ribosomal protein P0; translation: MPREDRTTWKSNYFMKIIQLLDDYPKCFIVGADNVGSKQMQAIRLSLRGKAVVLMGKNTMMRKAIRGHLENNPALEKLLPHIKGNVGFVFTKEDLAEIRDMLLANKVPAAARAGAIAPCDVTVPAQNTGLGPEKTSFFQALGITTKISRGTIEILSDVMLIKPGDKVGASEATLLNMLNISPFSFGLLIQQVYDNGSVYSPEVLDITEDALHARFLEGVRNIASVCLEIGYPTLASVPHTIINGYKRVLAVAVETDYSFPLADKVKAYLADPTAFAVAAPVAAAETAAAPAAAKEEAKEESEEGSDDDMGFGLFD